The genomic segment ATTTTTTATAATTAAATCAATTTTCTTGTCTTGTGTCCCTCTGGCTATATTAACTTTAAATAATTGTTTTATTTTTTTATTGGAAAATTCTCCTGTTGTTGATTTTACGACACACCTCTTTTGTCGTTTGAAATCATTTAATTTATTCACCAATTTAAAACCTTTTTTAATTAATATATTAATTAACTTAGACTCTCCGACATGTCCCTTTTTTCGCGAAGACCCTTTATCAATCAACGCTTGAATCCACTCGCCAGGAACGATATCATTAACATCTCTTTTTATTAAATAAATTTTCGTAATTTCCTTTAAAAGATGTAAATCATTATAGGTTTCTTCAATTTTTGAATCACAAGCATTAATAAATGCGCCAAACTCGGAATAATTGGCATAATCATCTAAAAGTTTGCGTAATTCTTCAAATAAAATATCAACAATCGCTTCAGAATTTTTTTTATTAATAATTTCTTTAATCGCTATTAATTTTTCTTTTATCAGTTTTGTTCGATTAATATATTTATGAAGATTTTTATCTTTCTCCATAAACATATAATTACTGTCTAAAAATTTTTCCGGATATTTAGCGCAATATTCTAATAATTTAATATTGTCCATATTTTTAATGAAATAAAACTTTTTGATTATTATTGAGTTTATTAAAATATAAATAATTTATAAGCTTATAAACAAAATCGAAGCTAATTCTTTTTCTGCCATTATCTCTAAAATTGGTTAAAAACAAAGAAAAATGTTTCTGTCTTTCTTTATTTAAATAATTATTAAAAAGATCAATCAATTCTTGCTGTTCTCTCAGACTTATCTTCTCTTTAAATAATAAATATGCCATATTGCGTGATGTATTTTTACCAATCAACGCAATTGGTCCATATTTTCTAATATCCTCTAATTGTATTTTTTTGCCATTTTTATTGTCTATAGCCCTTAAAAGAATTATATTTTTTTCAAATAACTCTTTAACGTATTTATCAATATAAAAAGTTCGTTTATCTTTTATGTGATTGTATGCTAATTCAACTTTTTCACTACCGCCAAACAACAAATCTTCGGTTGCTCTGTAAATACCTAATAAATTTTTCATTGGATCGATTTTTGACCTAAATTCACCGCCCATTTGCCAACCATGTTTTTCCTCTAAAATAATTTGAATTTTTTGTTCACGCGGGAAAATTTTGGCGTTTATAACGTCTTTTTTAGATTCTCCTCTTCTTTTTTTATAGTAAAAAGAAATTACATTATAGGTTGTGTCTTCGAAAACTTGTTCTTCAAAAATATTTAAAGAAATTATTTTAAATTTGTTAAAAAATATTTTTCTTATCTTGTTTGAATTTTCTGCTGATAAAAAATTCAGAGGAATAATTAAAATGCCTTCCTCTGAATCTAAAATGGAATTAATAGAAACTTGATATAAATCTTCAAACTCGGAATTTTTACCAATAAAATATTTATTTTTTGTTTCGTCCTTTGCTTTGTTTTTATGAAGATAAGGTGGATTTGTCAAAACAAATTTATATTTTAATGGTTTATTGATGCTATCATTTAAAAATGTTGTTTTATCATCAATATAATTTTTATCTATATCATAGCCCTTTATAACTTTGGCTTTATTTCCCTTGGCCCATTTTATCAAATCTTGATTCCCGGCAAAAGGATCTGTTGCGTCTTTATTATAAATATACTTCTTCATCCCTTGAAGAATATAATCAGAATTTTTAGTGAAAAATTGGCCCAATTGTCTTTGTTTCTCTACCATATCCTTATTATACCACGCCATAAGCGCTACGCGCAAATAGGCGGGCAAGTCCCTCTTTTCCCGTTAAAATGCAAACCCCGCCTTGCGGGCGGGGAAAGTGGATTAATATTAAGTTGATTAATAATTATTTCTTTAATCTTTCTTTTCCTTATCTTCGGGTCCCTTTTTGCCAAAATGCTCAAATGCCCGCAAAATCTCCAGAGGAACCGCAAAAACAATTGTATTTGATTGGTCGGAACTTATATCATTAATTGACTGCAGTGTTCTCAAATGAAGCGCGCCTTTGGCTCCAGATAGAGTTTCTGCTGCTTTTGCCATATTGTTTGCGGCAATCACCTCTCCCTCGGCCCTGATAATTATTGCTCTTTTTTCTCTTTCCGCTTCGGCTTGCTTGCCAATTACTCTTTTCATTTCTTCGGGCAAGGTTATATCTTTCAATTCAACATTATTGACTTTTATACCCCAAGGATCGCTAGCCAAATCAATAATACTTCTGATGCTTTCTGAAACCTTATCTCTTTGTGAAAGCAATCCATCCAAATCAACCTGTCCCACAACATTTCTCATTGTTGTCTGGGCGAGTTGTGAAATGGCGTAATAAAAATCCTCAACCTCTAAGATGGCTTTTTCTGCGGAGCTGACTTTATAATAAATGACCGCATTAACCCTTACTGAAATATTATCCTTGGTAATTGCTTCCTGGTCAGGCACATCAACGGCCTTTACTCTTAAATCAACTTTTTGATAGGACTGAAAAATCGGAATAATCAATCTCCAGCCCGGATCCATCATACTGACATACTTACCGAACATAAACTTTACGCCTTTTTGATACTGGTTAATCTGCTTTACGGAAATTGAAACAATAAATAAAACTACGCATAAAATTGTATATAAAGTTGCCATATTTTTGATTCCACGATTAAATGATTAATTATTAATTATTAAGAATTGATTTTCTACTCATGTCTTCTTTTTCCCGAACACAAAAATGTATAAAATCTCTAATTTACGTCCTTAAAATTATTTTTATTCTACTTTTTATATTAACACCTTGTATGAATTAAGGCGTTTTTATTCGATTTTACTCAAATCGCCGTTGAGAATAATTGGTTTCATTCCCAAAATTTCTTCTTTGTAAGATATTTCCGGAATAGGATTGAGTAGATATATTTTCTTTTTCATGAAAAATGCAACACCTATTTCCATTAAAGTATTGCCACCAATATAACCATTTATATTGTTTTTATCATAATTTAAAACCAAAACAACATCTGACCAATTTATTTTTTCAAAATGCCACATTATAGCTTCTCCCTTTCTGTCCCAAATCCATTTTTCGTCTTCGCTAGCCACTTTTCTTCTTTGATAGTATTCTTTTATGGGAATTATATTACCATCACCATCTTTAACTTCAATGGGCGGCAATTTAACTTCATTACCCGCCAGCTCTAGTTTTTCTTTAATAACTAACATTTCATCATAAAAAGCAGTACTGCCACAAATTGTTATTTTCATATTATTGTTTTTGACTTAAATAATTTTCAATCAATTCTATATCTTTTTTATCTTTTTCCCTGTTGTATAATTTTTTCCATTTTAAAACTTCCTCTAATTTTACAAACGGCAAATCGTCTATTATTTCTGCTTCTTGAATTAATTTATTGATATCCCAATCTCCAGGGTGCCAGTTTTTATAAAACTCTATGCCATTTTTTTCTAAATATTCAATACCGCTTTCTTTCTTGCCTAATTCAAAGTCCGGCCTTTTGCTAAAATCATTAAAAATATCTTCCGCAACTATCACATCCAAATCTTCAATTTCTCTTATTCCTATAATTCCCATTGGTCCACTGCCAAAAATCGCAAATTTCCACTTCTGTAAATTAAATTCTTTCAATTTTTTAAACAATTCCTGCATAGATTTTCATTAAGGATTTTTGTATTAATCAAGTTTTTCAACTAATTCAATAATTTTTTCAATGGTTCTATCTTCTTTGTCAAAAGAGAATTTGGCTTTCAGTTTCTTACCCTCTAAAATATGCGGCAACCAATATCTATCATCATCCCACATTTCATCAAAAGGAATTTTCCCGATTTCAAACCATTTTGGCAGCATCTCTTCGCTTTCTATCGGTTCTCCTTCCCATTCTTTGACTAGAAACAAATGAACTTGTTGATCCCAATTTTTTTCTTTTGGCTGTTCTGGAAAATAAAAATCAATAATTGCGGCTTTTTCGGGATTTTTAATTTTCACTCCGATTTCTTCTTCTGCCTCTCGGATGGCTGAATCAAAAACGGTTTCCCCTTTTTCTATATCCGTCTTTCCACCTACACCATTCCATCTCCCTTGGCCGAATCCTCTTTTTTTCATTGCCAAAAGAATTTCAGTAATTGAGCCTTTGTTTTCTTTTATTAACAAGCAAAGTGAAACCTGTCGCATAGATTTAACAAGTAGTATGTATTAAGGCATTAATCCGTTTACCGGATTTGGCTTTCTCATTGTAAATCCCGATTGCCTTGGGCGTTTCGGTCATTATAACCTCAATACTCATAACTTTAAACTTATTTACTATTTCTTTATCTGGTTCCATTGCCCCGTCCTGGCCAGTTCCAATAATGATAATTTCCGGATTATTGCTTAACAACTCTTTAATTTCCCAATTCCCTATTTTGTGCGAAGTGTCAAAAAGTTTTTTTAATTTTTCGCAATCCCGTTCCTCAACTTTCTCGCCAATAATTAAAACCTGGTGATATTTTTTGTTATCTATGACAACTTCGCCGAATTGAGTTGAGTCGATGTGAGGCATGGCTTTTACCTTATTCCCTGCCCCAGACAACTCTACTCCAGGCGCGTTCATGGAAATAATAAAGAATTGTTTTTACCAATAAATCAATGCCTCCGATTGCCCCGGCTAAACTTATGCTGTCCGTAAAAATCCAGACCAAGAACATTGTAGAAATGGTAGCAATAATTCTAAAAGTAACTGTTTTCGCTATGCTTCTTTTTTTGGTTGGCATATTTTATTCCTTTGCATTTTTTAGTCGCAAAATCCAACTAACAAATCGCTGGTGAATTTATAATTATTCTTTATCATTAGGATTAAAGTATCCGCATTCAAGTTTTACATTCAAGCTGTCGCCTACAATTTCTATGGGCGCGTTTTCGTTTTCTTTCAATTGATTATGCCTGAAATTCAAGATACAAGCCATATAATTTACGCGGTATCCACGCTGTCCTCCAGTCACTCCGTCAGCAATATTATTTATATCAATTTCATAATTATCATTAAAGAATTTTTCGATTTTATCATAATCCGCCCGTTTTATATCATCAACTTGATAAAGAACGCCGGAAATGGTTTTGTCTGCCCATGTTGTTCCATCAGAAACAATCCAATTAAAACTTGTCTCGCCTTTTGCTAAAAGGCCTATGCTCGAGGCCTGCATAACCCCATCAACTAAGTCAACAACCTGGTTAGAGCAAAACTCTTCAAAAATGCGCAAACATTTTTGCTTTGCCTCGCACCAGGAATACCCGGCAGAGCCGATGCAGTCGTGTTCATCTCTATCCCCTCCAATCGGCTGATTGTTGTTGCTGGGTTGAGGCCTGTAAAAAGCAAAATATCCCATTCCAGCGATTACGATTATAACTATTATAAATGTAAGTATCTTTTTCATCCCGTTAAATATTAATTATTAGCCGTTCTTTTTGTTAAGATTCTCTAATTGTTTTTGTATCTTATCTAAAATATACTCCCGTTTCTCGTCGTCGCAGGCACCTTTATATTCTTCAATTAATTTCTTGTCCAGCTGATCAAAATTATCGGCATATTTTCCCACCCAATCTAAAGCGCAAATATTTTTTTGCTCTGCATTAGTCATTTTCCTGATTTCGCAAAATTCTTCAATCAACCGACGTTGTATTTCGCATTTTTCTTCAGTAGAAAGTTTTGTTTCAGATATTTTTCCTGATTCTAAATTGTTTTTCATATTATTTTTATTATATCACTTTATTTTTATTTTTTCAACCTTTAAATAAAAAGGCATTCTGTTCGATAGAATGCCTTTTTTCTTTGGTCATTTTAAGGTTGTTGGCACAGCCGGATTTTTTCGTCTTTTCATCATCAAAAAACACATCAGTAGCAGGGCGACCAAAAACGTTACCAAAGAAAATAAAAACCACCCCAATGACCTTCCCCCTTTTTCAGCCATTATCCACAAATCAACAAACAAAAAGAACATCAGGCCGATACTTATTTTTTTCATCTCTGCACCTCCTCGTATTATTTTCTGGATTTATACATATTCCTCATAATCATATTACTTAAATATGCAGCAAAAACCATACGCGATTCTTGTTTTTGAGGAATTTTATTTTTATATTCAACGATTTCATCTTGTGCTTTTTCCCAGTCAGTATTCACTAATTCCCACATTCTTTGGTCTTCTTTTATTAATTCATCTATATCTTCAAAACGTTTAAAATGACCGGTTTTGTTTTCTGTTTTTTCTTTTTCCTGCTTAATTAATCCTTGAACCATTGACTTAAACTCTTGCAATGATAAAGGATTTTCGTTTGATTTATTATTTATGTTTTCCATATATTATATGATAGCAAATTTAAAACATTTTGTCAAAGCTCGTGTTTATTGGCTTGGCACAAAAAATTCTCTTCTTGAAAAATTCAATTAATACAATTTCTACTAAGGTTATGCCAAAAATTATAAGCCATTCAATTATGCCTAAGGGTTGAGTAGCTAAAAGTTTTTGCAACGGCGAAAAATAAATAGCTCCAATAAGCAAAATTAAACTAATGGCTACACCACCAACTAAATAACGATTTGAAAATATGTCTTTTCTAAAAATTGTTCTTTTGAACGAACGAACACTAAAAGCAAAAAATAAAGAATCAAAACAGATAAGGGTGAATACTATTGTTCTTGTTTTATCTAAGTCTCCGGTTGTCTTCCAAAAAAAGAAGAATAAAAGGAGCGCTACCAAACCAGAGATAAAGAAAATGGCAGTCATCCAAAGTTTTAATGGTTTATTTAATATCGGCTCCTTGGGATTTCTTGGTTTCTCATCCATTACTCCTTTTGTCTCTTGTTCGGCGGTAAGGGCAATGCCTGGAAAACCGTCCTCAACAAGATTTATCCAAAGAATCTGAGCAGGCAACAACGGAAGAGGGAATCCCATTGCCATAGTTGTTAAAAATAAAAAGAGTTCAGAAAAATCATCCGCCACAAGATACACAAACACTTTCCGAATATTTCCAAAAATCACTCTACCTTGCTCAATTGCTTTTACTACGGTTTTAAAATTGTCGTCCAACAACACTAAATCAGCCACTTCTTTTGCCACATCTGTGCCAGAACCGACAGCAACTCCAATATCAGCAGATTTGAGGGCTGGGGCATCATTAACGCCATCGCCAAGCATTGCCACCACTTCTCCGTTGGATTGCAGTGCATTAACAATTCTTAATTTATGGCGGGGTGAGACACGAGCGTAAATAGAAATATGTTTCGCTTTTTCTTTTAGCTCAGTATCGCTTATAATTTCTAAGTCCTTGCCTTCAATTATGTTTTCGTCTTTTGCTTCAAGACCAATTTCTTCAGCAATGGCTTTAGCAGTAAGTTTATGATCTCCTGTAACAATGACTGTGCGAATGCCAGCTTTTTTGGTAATTGCGATTGACTCTTTCGCATCCTGACGAAGCGGATCTTTGAGAGCGATAAAACCAATAAGTGAAAGCTCTTTAACTAACTCTGTAAGATTTTGGTATTTTGTTTCAGCGTTATAATCTTTATGGGCGCAAGCAAGAACTCGTAAACCTTTTCGGGTAAGTGTTTCCAGTTTTGCTATTAATTTATCTGTTTCGGCTGTTCCTAATTTCTTTTTTCTGCCATCAACATCCAAATTAGTAGAACGAGCGATAATTTCTTCTGGCGCACCAAGAACGTAAAGCATGTTTTTATTTTCATTTTTACGGTGAAGCGTTGCAGCGAATTTGTAATCTGATTCGAAACTGATTCTGTCCAATATAGGATATTGTTTTTCTAATTCCTTTTTATCCAAACCCGATTGCATTCCCGCCAAAAGTAATGCCTGTTCAGTTGGTCTGCCTCGTACCACCCATTCTTGTAATTCCGCTCCTGGATTTTCCACGAAAGCATCGTTTGCCAAAGTAGCGATTTTCAATGCCGAAATGTGCGACTCAACACCATTGGCATTTTCGCCTTTAGCAAGTCCATTAATGTTATCGTTCATCAGTTCTCTTGTGTTCGTTAAAATATGGCTTACTTGCATTTTCCCTTCGGTGAGAGTTCCTGTTTTGTCTGTACAGATAACAGTTACGCTTCCTAAGGTTTCCGTTGCGGAAAGTTTTCTCACTAAACCATTCTGTTTGAAAATACGTCGCATTCCAAAGACAAGTATAATGGTAATAGCAGGAAGTAATCCTTCGGGTATTACTGAAACCGTTAGGGCTAATGAGGTAATAAAAATATCGGCAAAAGATTTTTCCGTGAAATAACCAACAATAATAATAATTGAAATAATAAAAAGAATAAATATTCCAATAATTTGTGAAAGTGAGGCAATTTTTTTTTGAAGTGGAGTTTTACGTTCTTTTGTTTCTTTAAGAAGTGATACAATTTCACCGATTTGTGTATCAATCCCGATAGCGACAATCACTATTGTCGCCCGTCCTTCATCCACGATCGTACCCATAAAAACCATATTAGCTCTTTCAACTTCTTTCTCAACCGCCTGTGATTCCCCGGTAAGACTTGCTTCATTTATTTTTAATCCTTTTGATTCAATAATGCGTCCATCGGCTGGCACCTTATCTCCTGACTTCAAAAATACCACATCTCCAACAACCAACTCTTCGCTATCTATTTCTTTTTCGCAACCATCCCTTAAAACTCTCGTCCTGAATTTTACCATTTTTTTTAAGGCAAGAAGTGATTTATTGGCTTTATTCTCTTGAAAAAACCCAACAGTAGTGTTAATGAGTAATACAATAATAATAAGAATGGAATCCGAATAGTGTTTTAATAGAAAAGAAATAACAACAGTCGCAATTAAAATATACATTAAGGGACTGTTAAACTGACTTAAAAATAGCCGTATTTTTGAATACGGTTTTTCTTGAGGAAGAGTGTTTCGCCCAAATTCCCTAAGTCTCTTTATCACCTCCGAATTGGCGAGACCGTCTTTTTTACTTCCAATTTGTCTCATAGATTTATTCTACCACTTTTTTAAACTAAAAACCCCATCAATTAAATATGATCGGGACTTTT from the Patescibacteria group bacterium genome contains:
- a CDS encoding 8-oxo-dGTP diphosphatase yields the protein MRQVSLCLLIKENKGSITEILLAMKKRGFGQGRWNGVGGKTDIEKGETVFDSAIREAEEEIGVKIKNPEKAAIIDFYFPEQPKEKNWDQQVHLFLVKEWEGEPIESEEMLPKWFEIGKIPFDEMWDDDRYWLPHILEGKKLKAKFSFDKEDRTIEKIIELVEKLD
- a CDS encoding HAD-IC family P-type ATPase translates to MRQIGSKKDGLANSEVIKRLREFGRNTLPQEKPYSKIRLFLSQFNSPLMYILIATVVISFLLKHYSDSILIIIVLLINTTVGFFQENKANKSLLALKKMVKFRTRVLRDGCEKEIDSEELVVGDVVFLKSGDKVPADGRIIESKGLKINEASLTGESQAVEKEVERANMVFMGTIVDEGRATIVIVAIGIDTQIGEIVSLLKETKERKTPLQKKIASLSQIIGIFILFIISIIIIVGYFTEKSFADIFITSLALTVSVIPEGLLPAITIILVFGMRRIFKQNGLVRKLSATETLGSVTVICTDKTGTLTEGKMQVSHILTNTRELMNDNINGLAKGENANGVESHISALKIATLANDAFVENPGAELQEWVVRGRPTEQALLLAGMQSGLDKKELEKQYPILDRISFESDYKFAATLHRKNENKNMLYVLGAPEEIIARSTNLDVDGRKKKLGTAETDKLIAKLETLTRKGLRVLACAHKDYNAETKYQNLTELVKELSLIGFIALKDPLRQDAKESIAITKKAGIRTVIVTGDHKLTAKAIAEEIGLEAKDENIIEGKDLEIISDTELKEKAKHISIYARVSPRHKLRIVNALQSNGEVVAMLGDGVNDAPALKSADIGVAVGSGTDVAKEVADLVLLDDNFKTVVKAIEQGRVIFGNIRKVFVYLVADDFSELFLFLTTMAMGFPLPLLPAQILWINLVEDGFPGIALTAEQETKGVMDEKPRNPKEPILNKPLKLWMTAIFFISGLVALLLFFFFWKTTGDLDKTRTIVFTLICFDSLFFAFSVRSFKRTIFRKDIFSNRYLVGGVAISLILLIGAIYFSPLQKLLATQPLGIIEWLIIFGITLVEIVLIEFFKKRIFCAKPINTSFDKMF
- a CDS encoding DUF2061 domain-containing protein encodes the protein MPTKKRSIAKTVTFRIIATISTMFLVWIFTDSISLAGAIGGIDLLVKTILYYFHERAWSRVVWGRE
- a CDS encoding N-6 DNA methylase, whose protein sequence is MAWYNKDMVEKQRQLGQFFTKNSDYILQGMKKYIYNKDATDPFAGNQDLIKWAKGNKAKVIKGYDIDKNYIDDKTTFLNDSINKPLKYKFVLTNPPYLHKNKAKDETKNKYFIGKNSEFEDLYQVSINSILDSEEGILIIPLNFLSAENSNKIRKIFFNKFKIISLNIFEEQVFEDTTYNVISFYYKKRRGESKKDVINAKIFPREQKIQIILEEKHGWQMGGEFRSKIDPMKNLLGIYRATEDLLFGGSEKVELAYNHIKDKRTFYIDKYVKELFEKNIILLRAIDNKNGKKIQLEDIRKYGPIALIGKNTSRNMAYLLFKEKISLREQQELIDLFNNYLNKERQKHFSLFLTNFRDNGRKRISFDFVYKLINYLYFNKLNNNQKVLFH
- a CDS encoding slipin family protein; protein product: MATLYTILCVVLFIVSISVKQINQYQKGVKFMFGKYVSMMDPGWRLIIPIFQSYQKVDLRVKAVDVPDQEAITKDNISVRVNAVIYYKVSSAEKAILEVEDFYYAISQLAQTTMRNVVGQVDLDGLLSQRDKVSESIRSIIDLASDPWGIKVNNVELKDITLPEEMKRVIGKQAEAEREKRAIIIRAEGEVIAANNMAKAAETLSGAKGALHLRTLQSINDISSDQSNTIVFAVPLEILRAFEHFGKKGPEDKEKKD